The following coding sequences lie in one Xylocopa sonorina isolate GNS202 chromosome 7, iyXylSono1_principal, whole genome shotgun sequence genomic window:
- the LOC143425608 gene encoding uncharacterized protein LOC143425608 isoform X1, with translation MASAEINMASSDIITEVEIQPDIQEVEIETIPVEIPCETVETTIEGEDGQPMIALQTLPEPGREEIILQTQEEIVGSDPLSVYDQIPVPENDIYVESSPGPSRKGPKKARKSGSSKFRSSDHTIFGEMGSETKARKWEQKQVQIKTLEGEFSVTMWASGTDDGSVLLAPHLVDVPDEGSNPEPDPDYTEYMTGKSNAKFNHSGSSISDGMPGLDLSDPKQLAEFARPGHKLKVRKPPVLDGVERTIACPHKGCTKMFRDNSAMRKHLHTHGPRVHVCAECGKAFVESSKLKRHQLVHTGEKPFQCTFEGCGKRFSLDFNLRTHVRIHTGDRPYVCPFDGCSKKFAQSTNLKSHILTHAKAKSRNAIGRQVQQIQLQQPQFVQVEVADVDNQQFIVYAD, from the exons ATGGCGTCAGCGGAGATTAATATGGCGTCCTCGGACATAATAACCGAAGTGGAGATTCAACCAGACATCCAAGAGGTTGAAATAGAAACAATACCAGTAGAAATACCCTGCGAGACCGTGGAAACCACCATCGAGGGGGAAGATGGACAGCCGATGATAGCCCTTCAAACACTTCCAGAGCCAGGACGTGAAGAAATCATACTACAGACGCAAGAGGAAATCGTCGGTAGTGATCCGCTAAGCGTATACGATCAGATCCCGGTACCAGAGAACGATATTTATGTCGAGTCAAGCCCCGGTCCATCGAGAAAGGGTCCTAAGAAGGCCAGGAAAAGCGGCTCATCGAAATTCAGATCGTCCGATCATACGATTTTTGGGGAAATGGGCTCCGAAACGAAAGCTAGAAAGTGGGAGCAGAAGCAAGTGCAAATCAAGACGCTCGAGGGTGAATTCTCGGTGACAATGTGGGCATCGGGTACCGACGACG GGAGTGTCCTATTAGCTCCTCACCTGGTGGATGTTCCAGATGAAGGCTCAAATCCAGAGCCTGATCCAGACTACACAGAATACATGACTGGTAAATCCAATGCCAAATTCAATCACTCTGGAAGCTCCATTTCTGATGGAATGCCAGGTCTTGACCTTTCGGATCCGAAACAGTTGGCAGAATTTGCTAGGCCTGGCCACAAGTTGAAAGTGCGCAAACCACCTGTTCTAGATGGTGTTGAACGTACTATTGCCTGTCCACACAAAGGATGTACAAAAATGTTCAGAGATAACAGTGCGATGCGCAAACATTTGCATACACATGGGCCAAGAGTGCATGTATGCGCGGAATGTGGGAAAGCTTTCGTTGAAAGTTCTAAATTGAAAAGGCATCAGTTAGTTCATACAGGGGAGAAACCTTTCCAATGCACATTCGAAGGATGTGGAAAAAGGTTTAGCTTAGACTTCAATCTTCGTACCCATGTTAGAATTCATACAGGAGACAGACCTTATGTTTGTCCATTCGATGGATGCAGCAAAAAGTTTGCACAATCAACGAATTTAAAATCACATATATTAACCCATGCAAAGGCTAA
- the Fancl gene encoding E3 ubiquitin-protein ligase Fancl, with the protein MIDDDDYRSIIEKYPEMILISQNPATWHGFLKVPSNSGQNIRIRLKLIIRNYPSLHNVEIKFGKEIAFIHDRKFSKKLRDLTHNTTKVSTFLRQLQSLIRNFINDSHIIESNGYKPVDNDRVKILNELKDILEIPSEVQILSNNSLSIIKLSYNNMAVQLKRTNHGKWTVIYTDLPEIPNLGPFENNISTLMIARNKLKLQVEMLEKSWSNLKQIDENCWVLDPLNPKPCHLYRRIYLTPSLSMIIKINVSNATALPEIKFMGSDVEIESKKELVSMNLDNWNPECNIIDNLTMLLNIDSFPKKQVNKESQNSRAVVADEECCICFSLELDNETLPDKICSNKKCRKHFHTSCLLQWLQTIAGNHIVFDYIHDSCPNCQEDISCCIK; encoded by the exons ATGATCGACGACGATGATTACAGATCTATTATTGAGAAGTATCCAGAAATGATATTAATTTCTCAAAATCCAGCTACTTGGCATGGATTTTTAAAAGTTCCAAGCAATTCTGGACAAAACATTCGAATTAGGTTAAAATTGATTATACGTAATTATCCATCATTACATAATGTAGAGATTAAATTTGGTAAAGAAATCGCATTTATACATGATAGAAAATTCAGCAAAAAGCTAAGAGATTTGACACATAACACAACTAAAGTGTCAACATTTTTAAGACAATTACAGTCATTGATT CGCAACTTTATTAACGATAGTCACATCATTGAAAGTAATGGATACAAACCAGTAGATAATGATAGAGTAAAAATATTAAACGAATTAAAAGATATACTTGAGATACCGTCA GAAGTTCAAATATTATCTAATAATAGTTTAAGTATAATTAAACTGTCTTACAATAATATGGCTGTGCAATTAAAAAGAACAAACCATGGAAAATGGACAGTTATTTATACAGATTTGCCTGAAATACCTAATCTTGGACCATTCGAAAACAATATATCGACATTAATGATAGCAAGGAACAAATTGAAGCTACAAGTAGAAATGCTTGAGAAATCTTGGTCAAATTTGAAACAAATTGATGA GAATTGTTGGGTGCTAGATCCACTGAATCCAAAACCATGTCATCTTTATAGACGAATTTATTTAACACCATCGTTATCGATGATTATTAAGATAAATGTCTCAAATGCAACGGCTTTGCCAGAAATTAAATTTATGGGTAGTGATGTTGAAATTGAATCGAAGAAAGAATTAGTTTCTATGAATTTAGAT AATTGGAATCCAGAATGTAATATCATAGATAATTTAACGATGTTATTAAACATAGATTCCTTTCCAAAAAAACAAGTCAACAAAGAATCACAAAATAGCCGTGCTGTTGTTGCAGATGAAGAATGTTGTATTTGTTTCTCTCTAGAGTTAGATAACGAGACTTTACCTGATAAAATTTGCAGCAATAAAAAGTGTAGAAAGCATTTTCACACATCTTGTCTATTACAA TGGCTGCAAACAATTGCtggaaatcatattgtatttgATTACATTCATGATTCGTGTCCCAACTGTCAAGAAGACATATCGTGTTGCATTAAATAG
- the Mfs16 gene encoding major facilitator superfamily transporter 16 isoform X2, whose amino-acid sequence MTGPSRDQPWGLLVIEYIVSKCCPHCRVNRMVWHQGGILALTYLAYTCYHMTRKPISVVKNVLSLNCSTLSPPPNFLINSTNRDTWCDWAPFDTADAPALLGMLDSAFLFAYAAAMFLSGFIAERVNLRYFLTFGMLASGISCYLFGIARPYNIHSLWYFILVQAIGGIFQTSGWPGVVTVVGNWFGKGKKGLIFGIWNSHTSLGNILGSLIAAEFVESDWGLSFMVPGGTMGLAGFVIFLFLAPNPIDIGCIPPIPPRCRKFDAANSSDEGSGTDDGENTYNDVEDDRAIVRSETSPILSRHRHVQEPHKGNAIGFLGAVTIPGVIEYSLSLFFAKLVSYTFLYWLPLYIAASTTYSATLSADLSTLFDVGGIAGAIAAGVLSDYSGMNALTCAVMLGFAVPMLFLYDYIGSTALGTNIVLLLLAGLLVNGPYALITTAVSAELGTHPSLGDNSKALATVTAIIDGTGSIGAAVGPLLAGLVSRWAGWHNVFYMLMIADMLALLLLSRLVYKDIQVYRRRRRTV is encoded by the exons ATGACTGGTCCGTCGAGAGATCAACCATGGGGTTTGCTAGTCATAGAATATATAGTATCCAAATGTTGTCCTCATTGCCGTGTCAATCGAATGGTATGGCATCAAGGCGGTATTCTGGCTCTAACATATCTGGCTTATACGTGTTACCATATGACAAGAAAGCCGATATCTGTTGTAAAAAATGTATTGAGCCTCAATTGTAGCACATTGTCACCGCCACCAAACTTTTTAATCAATAGTACTAATCGAGATACATGGTGCGATTGGGCTCCTTTTG ATACTGCCGATGCTCCAGCGTTACTTGGCATGTTAGATTCAGCATTCCTATTTGCATACGCAGCAGCCATGTTCCTCAG TGGTTTTATAGCAGAAAGGGTAAATTTACGGTATTTTCTTACATTTGGAATGCTTGCGTCGGGTATATCTTGTTATCTGTTTGGTATTGCTAgaccatataatattcatagtttaTGGTACTTCATTCTAGTTCAG GCAATTGGTGGTATTTTCCAAACATCGGGTTGGCCAGGTGTTGTTACTGTTGTTGGAAATTGGTTTGGAAAGGGAAAGAAAGGCTTGATCTTTGGAATATGGAATTCTCATACATCGTTAGGGAATATTTTGGGCAGTTTAATAGCCGCTGAATTTGTTGAATCTGATTGGGGACTAAGTTTTATGGTACCTGGAGGAACAATGGGTTTAGCAGGATTTGTGATATTTCTATTCCTAGCACCAAATCCTATTGATATAGGATGTATTCCACCTATCCCACCTAGATGTAGGAAATTTGATGCCGCAAATAGTTCAGATGAAGGAAGCGGTACAGACGATGGTGAAAATACATATAACGATGTTGAAGAC GATCGAGCAATTGTACGATCAGAGACTAGTCCAATATtatcgagacatagacatgtcCAAGAGCCTCACAAAGGAAATGCAATTGGATTCCTGGGAGCTGTGACTATACCTGGAGTCATAGAATATtctctttctttattttttgcaAAACTTGTAAGCTACACATTCCTGTATTGGTTACCATTGTACATTGCAGCTTCAA CAACCTACAGTGCAACATTAAGCGCGGATCTTTCTACTTTATTTGACGTTGGCGGTATTGCGGGCGCTATAGCAGCTGGTGTTTTATCTGATTATAGTGGAATGAATGCTCTAACATGTGCAGTTATGCTTGGATTTGCAGTTCCTATG TTATTCCTATACGACTACATTGGAAGTACTGCTTTGGGCACAAACATAGTATTATTACTACTAGCAGGTCTATTAGTAAATGGACCTTACGCCTTAATAACAACTGCAGTATCTGCCGAACTTGGAACTCATCCCAGTCTGGGAGATAATTCTAAAGCTTTAGCTACAGTTACTGCAATTATTGATGGAACAGGTAGTATTGGTGCTGCTGTGGGTCCATTACTTGCAGGATTAGTATCACGATGGGCTGGCTGGCATAACGTTTTTTACATGCTTATGATTGCAGATATGTTAGCATTATTG CTTCTATCAAGGTTAGTTTACAAAGATATACAAGTATACAGACGGCGGCGAAGGACCGTTTAA
- the LOC143425643 gene encoding NADH-cytochrome b5 reductase-like — MRYKSAFNYTVMCIDNNNEGSRPVTPTEEDCCHSACDPCIFDIHSKLVEEYERKKKQNIKIWSTQNVLCTYMYKDFAVVDRKETSESYVLLLLKYQEKDFRSDRRILINPGQHVMLHLHDTTKPFTPISFTDNTIEFLVRLYSSGKFSTYLKNIKLGDIIHIRGPYGNFKYERNSFQTIIMFSMGSGLAAMYPIAKSVVDNELEETKIHLIGGFQNISQIPLKKELQTLSDYWNFKCTLHISQLQDICNLHAINIKSGRLDRKSVSEVLENKATSTTLILICGTHQFNSSVKRWIECMNYMHVHIFE; from the exons ATGCGATACAAAAGTGCTTTTAATTACACAGTTATGTGTATTGATAATAATAATGAGGGTAGTAGACCGGTAACACCAACAGAGGAAGATTGCTGTCACAGTGCATGCGATCCTTGTATTTTTGATATACACAGCAAGTTAGTGGAAGAAtatgaaaggaaaaagaaacaaaatataaaaatatggaGTACACAAAATGTATTGTGTACGTATATGTATAAAGACTTTGCAGTTGTCGATAGAAAGGAAACTTCTGAATCTTACGTTCTACTTCTTTTGAAATATCAAG AAAAGGACTTCAGAAGTGATAGAAGAATACTAATTAATCCAGGGCAACATGTTATGTTACATTTGCACGATACTACGAAACCATTTACACCAATTTCATTCACAGATAATACTATTGAATTTTTAGTTAGACTTTATTCTAGTGGAAAATTTAGTACATATTTAAAGAATATAAAGTTAGGCGATATAATTCATATTAGAGGACCATATGGGAACTTTAAGTATGAAAGAAATAG TTTTCAGACAATTATTATGTTCAGCATGGGATCTGGACTAGCTGCAATGTACCCCATAGCAAAGTCAGTTGTAGACAACGAATTGGAAGAGACAAAGATTCATTTAATTGGAGGATTTCAAAATATATCCCAAATTCCTCTAAAAAAAGAACTACAAACCCTATCAGATTATTGGAATTTCAAATGTACATTGCACATATCACAATTACAAG ATATTTGCAACCTTCATGCTATAAACATAAAATCTGGTAGACTAGACAGAAAGTCAGTATCCGAAGTACTAGAAAATAAAGCAACTAGCACCACATTAATCTTAATATGTGGTACTCATCAATTTAACAGTTCTGTTAAACGATGGATAGAATGCATGAATTATATGCATGTACACATATTTGAATGA
- the Mfs16 gene encoding major facilitator superfamily transporter 16 isoform X1, which yields MTGPSRDQPWGLLVIEYIVSKCCPHCRVNRMVWHQGGILALTYLAYTCYHMTRKPISVVKNVLSLNCSTLSPPPNFLINSTNRDTWCDWAPFDTADAPALLGMLDSAFLFAYAAAMFLSGFIAERVNLRYFLTFGMLASGISCYLFGIARPYNIHSLWYFILVQAIGGIFQTSGWPGVVTVVGNWFGKGKKGLIFGIWNSHTSLGNILGSLIAAEFVESDWGLSFMVPGGTMGLAGFVIFLFLAPNPIDIGCIPPIPPRCRKFDAANSSDEGSGTDDGENTYNDVEDRLTYRCAYRELVDVDDRAIVRSETSPILSRHRHVQEPHKGNAIGFLGAVTIPGVIEYSLSLFFAKLVSYTFLYWLPLYIAASTTYSATLSADLSTLFDVGGIAGAIAAGVLSDYSGMNALTCAVMLGFAVPMLFLYDYIGSTALGTNIVLLLLAGLLVNGPYALITTAVSAELGTHPSLGDNSKALATVTAIIDGTGSIGAAVGPLLAGLVSRWAGWHNVFYMLMIADMLALLLLSRLVYKDIQVYRRRRRTV from the exons ATGACTGGTCCGTCGAGAGATCAACCATGGGGTTTGCTAGTCATAGAATATATAGTATCCAAATGTTGTCCTCATTGCCGTGTCAATCGAATGGTATGGCATCAAGGCGGTATTCTGGCTCTAACATATCTGGCTTATACGTGTTACCATATGACAAGAAAGCCGATATCTGTTGTAAAAAATGTATTGAGCCTCAATTGTAGCACATTGTCACCGCCACCAAACTTTTTAATCAATAGTACTAATCGAGATACATGGTGCGATTGGGCTCCTTTTG ATACTGCCGATGCTCCAGCGTTACTTGGCATGTTAGATTCAGCATTCCTATTTGCATACGCAGCAGCCATGTTCCTCAG TGGTTTTATAGCAGAAAGGGTAAATTTACGGTATTTTCTTACATTTGGAATGCTTGCGTCGGGTATATCTTGTTATCTGTTTGGTATTGCTAgaccatataatattcatagtttaTGGTACTTCATTCTAGTTCAG GCAATTGGTGGTATTTTCCAAACATCGGGTTGGCCAGGTGTTGTTACTGTTGTTGGAAATTGGTTTGGAAAGGGAAAGAAAGGCTTGATCTTTGGAATATGGAATTCTCATACATCGTTAGGGAATATTTTGGGCAGTTTAATAGCCGCTGAATTTGTTGAATCTGATTGGGGACTAAGTTTTATGGTACCTGGAGGAACAATGGGTTTAGCAGGATTTGTGATATTTCTATTCCTAGCACCAAATCCTATTGATATAGGATGTATTCCACCTATCCCACCTAGATGTAGGAAATTTGATGCCGCAAATAGTTCAGATGAAGGAAGCGGTACAGACGATGGTGAAAATACATATAACGATGTTGAAGAC CGTCTCACCTATCGCTGTGCCTACCGCGAACTGGTCGATGTTGAT GATCGAGCAATTGTACGATCAGAGACTAGTCCAATATtatcgagacatagacatgtcCAAGAGCCTCACAAAGGAAATGCAATTGGATTCCTGGGAGCTGTGACTATACCTGGAGTCATAGAATATtctctttctttattttttgcaAAACTTGTAAGCTACACATTCCTGTATTGGTTACCATTGTACATTGCAGCTTCAA CAACCTACAGTGCAACATTAAGCGCGGATCTTTCTACTTTATTTGACGTTGGCGGTATTGCGGGCGCTATAGCAGCTGGTGTTTTATCTGATTATAGTGGAATGAATGCTCTAACATGTGCAGTTATGCTTGGATTTGCAGTTCCTATG TTATTCCTATACGACTACATTGGAAGTACTGCTTTGGGCACAAACATAGTATTATTACTACTAGCAGGTCTATTAGTAAATGGACCTTACGCCTTAATAACAACTGCAGTATCTGCCGAACTTGGAACTCATCCCAGTCTGGGAGATAATTCTAAAGCTTTAGCTACAGTTACTGCAATTATTGATGGAACAGGTAGTATTGGTGCTGCTGTGGGTCCATTACTTGCAGGATTAGTATCACGATGGGCTGGCTGGCATAACGTTTTTTACATGCTTATGATTGCAGATATGTTAGCATTATTG CTTCTATCAAGGTTAGTTTACAAAGATATACAAGTATACAGACGGCGGCGAAGGACCGTTTAA
- the Pen-2 gene encoding presenilin enhancer, gamma-secretase subunit, translating to MDLSKIPNDKKLYLCKWYFRAGFVLLPFLWAVNAIWFAKEAFIKPHYEEQKQIKRYVLFSAIGAVIWSAALLAWIITFQTQRAAWGEFADSISYIIPTGIP from the exons ATGGATTTGTCAAAAATTCCAAATGacaaaaaattatatctttgcaAATGGTATTTTAGAG CTGGATTTGTTCTTCTACCATTTCTTTGGGCTGTAAATGCTATCTGGTTTGCGAAAGAAGCCTTTATTAAACCACATTACGAGGAGCAGAAACAAATTAAAAGAT ATGTATTATTTTCTGCAATCGGAGCAGTTATATGGTCAGCTGCTCTTCTAGCGTGGATTATTACTTTTCAAACGCAAAGGGCGGCATGGGGTGAATTCGCAGACTCTATTAGCTATATAATTCCAACTGGCATTCCTTGA
- the LOC143425608 gene encoding uncharacterized protein LOC143425608 isoform X2: protein MASAEINMASSDIITEVEIQPDIQEVEIETIPVEIPCETVETTIEGEDGQPMIALQTLPEPGREEIILQTQEEIVGSDPLSVYDQIPVPENDIYVESSPGPSRKGPKKARKSGSSKFRSSDHTIFGEMGSETKARKWEQKQVQIKTLEGEFSVTMWASGTDDDEGSNPEPDPDYTEYMTGKSNAKFNHSGSSISDGMPGLDLSDPKQLAEFARPGHKLKVRKPPVLDGVERTIACPHKGCTKMFRDNSAMRKHLHTHGPRVHVCAECGKAFVESSKLKRHQLVHTGEKPFQCTFEGCGKRFSLDFNLRTHVRIHTGDRPYVCPFDGCSKKFAQSTNLKSHILTHAKAKSRNAIGRQVQQIQLQQPQFVQVEVADVDNQQFIVYAD, encoded by the exons ATGGCGTCAGCGGAGATTAATATGGCGTCCTCGGACATAATAACCGAAGTGGAGATTCAACCAGACATCCAAGAGGTTGAAATAGAAACAATACCAGTAGAAATACCCTGCGAGACCGTGGAAACCACCATCGAGGGGGAAGATGGACAGCCGATGATAGCCCTTCAAACACTTCCAGAGCCAGGACGTGAAGAAATCATACTACAGACGCAAGAGGAAATCGTCGGTAGTGATCCGCTAAGCGTATACGATCAGATCCCGGTACCAGAGAACGATATTTATGTCGAGTCAAGCCCCGGTCCATCGAGAAAGGGTCCTAAGAAGGCCAGGAAAAGCGGCTCATCGAAATTCAGATCGTCCGATCATACGATTTTTGGGGAAATGGGCTCCGAAACGAAAGCTAGAAAGTGGGAGCAGAAGCAAGTGCAAATCAAGACGCTCGAGGGTGAATTCTCGGTGACAATGTGGGCATCGGGTACCGACGACG ATGAAGGCTCAAATCCAGAGCCTGATCCAGACTACACAGAATACATGACTGGTAAATCCAATGCCAAATTCAATCACTCTGGAAGCTCCATTTCTGATGGAATGCCAGGTCTTGACCTTTCGGATCCGAAACAGTTGGCAGAATTTGCTAGGCCTGGCCACAAGTTGAAAGTGCGCAAACCACCTGTTCTAGATGGTGTTGAACGTACTATTGCCTGTCCACACAAAGGATGTACAAAAATGTTCAGAGATAACAGTGCGATGCGCAAACATTTGCATACACATGGGCCAAGAGTGCATGTATGCGCGGAATGTGGGAAAGCTTTCGTTGAAAGTTCTAAATTGAAAAGGCATCAGTTAGTTCATACAGGGGAGAAACCTTTCCAATGCACATTCGAAGGATGTGGAAAAAGGTTTAGCTTAGACTTCAATCTTCGTACCCATGTTAGAATTCATACAGGAGACAGACCTTATGTTTGTCCATTCGATGGATGCAGCAAAAAGTTTGCACAATCAACGAATTTAAAATCACATATATTAACCCATGCAAAGGCTAA